A genomic stretch from Aedes albopictus strain Foshan chromosome 2, AalbF5, whole genome shotgun sequence includes:
- the LOC134286879 gene encoding uncharacterized protein LOC134286879, protein MDVPRMKKETAVALHSTLDEFQRHVKILKQLGEPTDAWSTLLEHLLCSRLHDETIKAWEDHAATVDDQSYSCLVEFLEKRVRVLESISANHHGNQPAPASQPSGSHFRKPFIKMSSHSVTESSFPKCHACDNRHALVRCPRFMAMAVAEKLRLVNSKRLCVNCFRQDHFARDCSSNYTCRVCRKRHHSLLHLGFASGSNQPNQDSSSNVPSASTSSTLPSNSSQNNDQRRVQSASAIAQPSDVQSSNVARDTVPTVFMLTVVLKIVDTYGKEHYARALLDSGSQPNLMTDRMAQLLRLKRQKFNVQVQGIGEKPEYANESVSTEIRSRKGEFARNVTFLILRKLTSSLPSCSVPVDHWKLPKDLFLADPEFNRSSDVDLILGSQHFFDCFPTAARIQLSDSLPILVDSEFGWIVAGGAHLVPSSMDSVCCKTVTVSVDPLEKCMEKFWSVEELPIRSAFSVEEKACEDYYVSTVSRTQEGRYVVRYPKRENFSTMIGESKSTALRRFSMLEGRFSKNPGLQESYESFMAEYLSMGHMRQVQEENSDVLAYYLPHHPVIKEASTTTKTRVVFDGSSKTSTGHSLNEALCVGPVVQDDLLTLVIRFRKFPVAVVADIAKMYRQVLIHPEDAPLQRIVWGSNPSQPPATFELQTVTYGLAPSSFLATRTLQQLAEDEGHAYPLGKPALTKSFYVDDFIGGADSIPEAIQLRVELTDLLAKGGFPIRKWTSNKLEVLQGLDADSIGTQSSVRFDPDETVKTLGICWEPERDQFRFNYHVSQTILRATKRTILSAISQLFDPLGLVAPIVVRGKMLMQELWLIACSWDDEVPDIVKQKWETFYHQLPKLSEFRIQRYAFQANSVVQLHTFADASEAAYGACIYARSVDPEGRVTIQLLAAKTRVAPLKRLSLPRLELCAAVVAAQLHGRVNEALDMNMASSFFWSDSTVTLQWLKSAPNTWKTFVANRVSEIQTTTHGARWNHVAGSQNPADLLSRGMSVEDFLQSTLWKIGPDWLSRSEEDWPIPNQFDSSETDSERRPMISAVARAEPKYNPLFSRYSQFSRLTRIVAYCMRFAENARSQSRTRPVAFVGPLPSLSLTVDQLSQARTKLIILAQADCFQDEMKDLQQNRPLKRQSSVRLLNPFLDQKGVLRVGGRLRLAERSYESKHPALIPSFHPLAKLIATSFHTKLIHGGGRLTLAAMREEYWPVHGRRLVRSIIRNCVQCTRANPVPVRQQIGQLPAARVTPSRPFAVTGVDYAGPVYLKAIHKRASPTKAYICVFICFTTKAVHLELVSDLSTPAFLTALRRFVARRGRPSHIHSDNGKNFIGAKNELHLLYRMLADEKEVEKIQRFCAEDQITWHLNPPKAPHFGGLWEAAVKVAKSQLHRQLRNSHLSFEDMTTILAEIEAAMNSRPLVPMTEDPEDSTAITPAHFLIGTSMHAVPDPDVSGANITRLAHHQRLQHLFQQFWHHWRTEYLQELQRDTTRCGPNNEVQPGRLVVVVDEFQHPTRWPLARIEAVFPGADGLVRVVKLRTSKGTFTRPTTKICLLPTEPACSEGTQLGSEQRDDGQPTNRNGELQSI, encoded by the coding sequence ATGGACGTACCGCGGATGAAGAAAGAGACTGCGGTCGCGCTACATTCCACCTTGGATGAGTTCCAGCGACACGTCAAGATCCTCAAGCAACTGGGCGAGCCAACGGATGCGTGGAGTACACTGTTGGAACATCTCCTGTGTTCAAGACTTCACGATGAAACCATCAAGGCGTGGGAGGACCATGCAGCGACTGTCGACGACCAGAGCTACTCCTGTTTGGTCGAGTTTTTGGAGAAACGAGTTCGTGTGCTGGAATCGATTTCGGCCAACCATCATGGTAATCAACCAGCACCTGCTTCTCAGCCGAGCGGATCCCATTTCCGCAAACCCTTTATCAAGATGTCATCCCATTCCGTGACCGAAAGTTCGTTTCCTAAATGCCATGCCTGTGACAACCGTCACGCTCTTGTGAGATGTCCTCGCTTCATGGCAATGGCTGTTGCCGAGAAGCTGCGTCTCGTGAACTCCAAGCGTCTTTGTGTGAACTGCTTCCGCCAAGATCACTTCGCCCGTGATTGCTCTTCGAACTACACATGCCGAGTGTGTAGAAAACGCCACCATTCTCTGCTACATTTGGGTTTCGCCAGCGGTTCCAATCAACCCAATCAAGATTCCTCTTCCAACGTACCCAGTGCTAGCACCAGTTCCACGCTACCTTCCAATAGCTCCCAGAACAACGACCAACGCCGAGTCCAATCCGCTTCGGCAATCGCTCAACCCTCCGATGTTCAAAGTAGTAACGTTGCTCGTGATACTGTTCCCACCGTGTTTATGCTGACTGTTGTCCTCAAGATCGTAGATACGTATGGAAAGGAGCACTACGCTCGCGCTCTACTCGACAGTGGTTCCCAACCAAATTTGATGACGGATCGAATGGCACAGCTGCTCCGGTTGAAACGGCAGAAGTTCAACGTACAGGTACAAGGAATAGGAGAGAAACCAGAATACGCTAACGAGTCTGTATCCACCGAAATTCGTTCGCGAAAGGGAGAGTTTGCACGGAACGTCACGTTTTTGATCCTACGCAAGCTGACTTCCAGTCTTCCCAGTTGTTCCGTGCCCGTGGACCATTGGAAGCTTCCCAAAGACCTCTTCCTGGCCGATCCGGAGTTCAACCGTTCCAGTGATGTGGATTTAATTTTGGGATCGCAGCATTTCTTCGATTGCTTCCCTACTGCGGCAAGAATTCAGCTGTCGGACAGTCTTCCGATACTTGTTGACAGCGAATTTGGGTGGATCGTCGCAGGCGGTGCTCACCTTGTTCCTTCGTCAATGGATTCCGTGTGCTGCAAAACTGTTACGGTTTCCGTGGACCCCCTCGAAAAATGTATGGAGAAGTTTTGGAGCGTTGAGGAGCTGCCCATCAGGTCTGCCTTTTCCGTGGAGGAGAAGGCATGTGAGGACTACTACGTGTCAACAGTTTCGCGAACCCAAGAAGGACGATATGTGGTGCGCTACCCAAAGCGCGAGAACTTCAGCACCATGATCGGCGAATCCAAATCCACGGCTCTCCGGCGATTTTCCATGCTGGAGGGACGCTTTTCCAAAAATCCAGGATTGCAGGAAAGCTACGAAAGTTTCATGGCGGAGTACTTATCCATGGGACACATGCGCCAAGTCCAGGAAGAGAACAGCGACGTGCTGGCTTATTACCTGCCTCACCATCCTGTTATAAAAGAAGCAAGTACAACCACAAAAACACGTGTCGTTTTCGATGGCTCCAGCAAAACTTCCACCGGCCATTCTTTAAACGAAGCACTGTGTGTGGGTCCGGTTGTGCAGGACGATCTGCTGACTTTGGTGATCCGCTTCCGAAAATTTCCAGTGGCTGTTGTAGCGGACATCGCCAAAATGTACCGCCAGGTGCTAATCCACCCCGAAGATGCACCACTCCAAAGAATTGTTTGGGGATCCAATCCTTCGCAACCTCCAGCTACTTTTGAGCTGCAGACGGTCACCTATGGCCTCGCTCCGTCATCATTCCTGGCCACCCGCACACTGCAGCAGCTTGCAGAAGACGAAGGTCATGCTTATCCTCTCGGCAAGCCGGCCCTCACAAAATCCTTCTATGTCGACGACTTCATAGGAGGAGCCGATTCCATTCCTGAAGCCATCCAATTGCGTGTGGAGCTGACTGATCTTCTTGCGAAAGGAGGATTTCCGATCCGTAAATGGACGTCTAACAAACTAGAGGTACTGCAAGGTCTGGATGCTGACTCCATCGGCACGCAATCTAGCGTGCGATTCGACCCGGATGAAACCGTGAAGACATTGGGCATCTGCTGGGAACCTGAGCGAGATCAATTCCGGTTCAACTATCACGTGAGCCAAACCATCCTGAGAGCAACGAAACGAACCATCCTATCCGCTATTTCTCAGCTATTTGACCCGTTAGGGTTGGTAGCGCCGAttgttgtacggggaaaaatgctGATGCAGGAGTTGTGGCTGATAGCCTGCTCCTGGGACGACGAAGTCCCTGACATCGTGAAGCAGAAATGGGAGACCTTCTACCATCAACTTCCGAAACTGTCAGAATTTCGAATTCAGCGCTACGCATTCCAAGCTAATTCCGTGGTACAACTCCACACGTTCGCGGACGCATCGGAAGCTGCTTACGGAGCTTGTATCTATGCACGCTCTGTGGACCCCGAAGGACGAGTAACAATCCAGCTTTTGGCCGCGAAAACTCGCGTGGCGCCCCTCAAAAGGTTGTCTCTACCCAGGCTCGAACTGTGTGCAGCAGTTGTCGCCGCTCAACTACATGGACGAGTCAACGAAGCGTTGGACATGAATATGGCTAGCTCTTTTTTCTGGTCCGATTCCACGGTGACGCTCCAGTGGTTGAAATCCGCTCCAAACACGTGGAAGACATTCGTAGCCAACAGAGTGTCCGAGATTCAGACAACCACCCACGGCGCTCGATGGAACCATGTGGCAGGATCGCAGAACCCCGCTGATTTGCTGTCTCGTGGAATGAGCGttgaagatttcctccagagtaCGCTTTGGAAAATTGGACCAGATTGGCTGTCCCGTTCCGAAGAAGATTGGCCGATTCCTAACCAGTTCGATTCATCCGAGACCGATAGTGAACGCCGACCAATGATTTCCGCTGTAGCTCGCGCCGAACCGAAGTACAACCCGCTGTTCTCCCGGTACTCGCAGTTCTCCCGCTTGACCCGTATAGTAGCCTACTGCATGAGATTTGCTGAGAACGCCCGCTCGCAATCCAGAACACGTCCTGTCGCTTTTGTCGGTCCTCTACCTAGCCTGTCGCTCACCGTTGATCAACTATCACAAGCCAGAACCAAGCTGATTATCCTCGCTCAGGCAGACTGCTTCCAAGATGAGATGAAAGACCTTCAGCAAAACCGCCCACTAAAAAGGCAATCTTCCGTTCGACTTCTGAATCCTTTCCTAGACCAAAAAGGTGTGTTGAGGGTAGGGGGGCGGCTTAGATTGGCAGAACGGTCATATGAATCCAAACACCCAGCTTTGATTCCCAGTTTCCATCCCCTTGCTAAGCTCATAGCAACTTCCTTCCATACAAAATTAATCCACGGTGGCGGCCGACTTACTTTGGCCGCAATGCGCGAAGAATATTGGCCAGTCCATGGAAGGCGACTGGTACGCAGCATCATTCGCAACTGTGTTCAGTGTACCCGAGCAAATCCCGTCCCGGTCCGTCAGCAGATCGGCCAACTTCCGGCTGCCCGAGTCACCCCGAGCAGACCCTTCGCCGTGACAGGGGTGGACTACGCTGGACCCGTCTATTTGAAAGCCATCCATAAACGAGCGTCACCCACGAAGGCATACATCTGTGTCTTCATCTGCTTCACCACGAAGGCAGTTCATTTAGAGCTGGTGAGTGATTTGTCGACACCCGCCTTCCTCACCGCTCTTCGCCGTTTTGTTGCACGCCGAGGCCGTCCTTCCCACATACACTCGGATAACGGCAAAAACTTTATCGGAGCGAAGAATGAACTGCACCTGCTGTATCGCATGCTGGCTGACGAAAAGGAAGTCGAGAAGATACAGAGATTCTGCGCCGAGGACCAAATCACCTGGCATCTGAACCCGCCCAAAGCACCACACTTCGGCGGGCTCTGGGAGGCTGCCGTGAAGGTAGCCAAGTCGCAACTGCATCGGCAACTGAGGAACTCGCACCTCTCATTTGAAGACATGACGACGATACTGGCGGAAATAGAGGCTGCCATGAACTCCCGCCCGCTCGTGCCCATGACGGAGGACCCAGAGGACAGTACTGCCATCACTCCGGCGCATTTCCTTATCGGAACGAGTATGCATGCTGTGCCCGATCCGGACGTTAGCGGAGCCAACATAACACGTCTGGCCCACCATCAACGATTGCAGCACTTGTTCCAGCAGTTTTGGCACCATTGGAGAACGGagtacctccaagaactccaaCGCGACACCACCAGATGCGGCCCCAACAATGAAGTACAACCTGGCAGACTAGTTGTGGTCGTAGACGAATTCCAGCATCCAACTCGTTGGCCCCTTGCCCGTATCGAAGCTGTTTTCCCAGGGGCTGATGGATTGGTACGAGTAGTCAAGCTGCGGACGTCGAAGGGCACCTTTACTCGtccaacaacaaaaatttgtCTGTTGCCTACCGAACCAGCGTGCTCGGAAGGCACCCAACTTGGCAGCGAGCAACGAGATGATGGTCAACCGACCAACAGGAATGGAGAATTACAAAGTATTTAG